From a region of the Mycobacteroides saopaulense genome:
- the aceE gene encoding pyruvate dehydrogenase (acetyl-transferring), homodimeric type has product MTTEFARQDLAGNSSASNQSERVRVIREGVASYLPDIDPDETGEWLESFDGLLARSGPARARYLMLRLLERANAGRVAIPALTSTDYVNTIATENEPWFPGDEDTERRFRAWIRWNAAIMVHRAQRPGVGVGGHISTYASSAALYEVGFNHFFRGSAHPGGGDQVFIQGHASPGIYARAFLEGRLTTDQLDGFRQEKSHPGGGLPSYPHPRLMPDFWQFPTVSMGLGPMNAIMQARFNHYLRDRGIKDTSDQRVWAFLGDGEMDEPESRGLAHIAATEGLDNLTFVVNCNLQRLDGPVRGNGKIIQELESFFRGAGWNVIKVVWGREWDALLHADRDGALVNLMNTTADGDYQTYKANDGAYVREHFFGRDPRTKELVKDLTDAQVWNLKRGGHDYRKVYAAYRAATEHKGQPTVILAKTIKGYTLGKHFEGRNATHQMKKLTLDDLKDFRDKQRIPISDAQLEENPYLPPYYHPGPEAPEIRYMLDRRRALGGFVPSRRTKSRPLTLPGSETYASIKKGSGKQEVATTMALVRTFKELLRDKNIGNRIVPIIPDEARTFGMDSWFPSLKIYNRNGQLYTSVDAELMLAYKESAQGQILHEGINEAGSTASFTAVGTAYSTHDEPMIPLYIFYSMFGFQRTGDGLWAAADQMARGFVLGATAGRTTLTGEGLQHADGHSLLLASTNPAVVAYDPAFAYEIAHIVEHGLQRMYGENSENVYFYITLYNEPYVQPAEPENVDVEGILRGIYKFRAAPEARKHQAHILASGVSLPDALKAADLLAEQWDVAADVWSVTSWGELNRDGLAVDHQALRHPDRPKGVPYVAKALEGAQGPKVAVSDWMHAVPEQIRPWVPGTYRTLGADGFGISDTRPAARRYFNTDAESVVVAVLEALADDGALDREASVRAAAQYKIDDVSAADVSFKDTGSA; this is encoded by the coding sequence TTGACCACCGAGTTCGCACGCCAGGATCTGGCCGGAAATTCAAGCGCCTCAAATCAATCCGAACGTGTGCGAGTGATCCGCGAGGGCGTCGCGTCATATCTGCCGGATATCGACCCCGACGAGACCGGCGAGTGGCTGGAGTCCTTTGACGGCCTGCTGGCGCGCTCGGGTCCGGCACGCGCCCGGTACCTGATGCTGCGGCTCCTGGAACGGGCGAACGCCGGCCGTGTGGCCATCCCCGCGCTGACGTCCACCGACTACGTCAACACCATTGCCACCGAGAACGAGCCGTGGTTCCCCGGCGACGAGGACACCGAGCGCCGATTCCGTGCCTGGATCCGCTGGAACGCCGCGATCATGGTGCACCGCGCACAGCGCCCAGGCGTCGGTGTGGGCGGCCACATTTCGACCTACGCGTCCTCCGCGGCCCTCTACGAGGTCGGGTTCAACCATTTCTTCCGCGGCAGTGCCCACCCGGGCGGCGGCGACCAGGTGTTCATCCAGGGGCACGCCTCCCCCGGCATCTACGCGCGCGCCTTCCTGGAAGGCCGGCTGACCACCGATCAGCTCGACGGGTTCCGCCAGGAGAAGAGCCACCCCGGCGGCGGCCTGCCCTCCTACCCGCACCCGCGACTCATGCCCGACTTCTGGCAATTCCCAACGGTTTCCATGGGTCTGGGGCCGATGAACGCGATCATGCAGGCGCGGTTCAACCACTACCTGCGCGACCGCGGCATCAAGGACACCTCCGATCAGCGGGTGTGGGCATTCCTCGGCGACGGCGAGATGGACGAGCCCGAATCGCGCGGCCTGGCGCACATCGCCGCGACCGAGGGCCTGGACAACCTGACGTTCGTCGTCAACTGCAACCTGCAGCGCCTCGACGGCCCGGTGCGCGGTAACGGCAAGATCATCCAGGAGCTGGAGTCCTTCTTCCGCGGTGCCGGCTGGAACGTCATCAAGGTGGTGTGGGGCCGCGAATGGGATGCCCTGCTGCACGCCGACCGCGACGGCGCACTGGTGAACCTGATGAACACCACCGCCGACGGCGACTACCAGACCTACAAGGCCAACGACGGCGCCTATGTCCGCGAGCACTTCTTCGGGCGCGATCCGCGCACCAAGGAACTGGTGAAAGACCTTACCGACGCTCAGGTTTGGAACCTCAAGCGCGGCGGCCACGACTACCGCAAGGTGTACGCCGCCTACCGTGCGGCCACCGAGCACAAGGGCCAGCCGACGGTCATCCTGGCCAAGACCATCAAGGGCTACACGCTCGGCAAGCATTTCGAGGGCCGCAACGCCACCCACCAGATGAAGAAGCTGACGCTCGACGACCTGAAGGACTTCCGCGACAAGCAACGGATCCCGATCTCGGACGCACAGCTCGAGGAGAACCCCTACCTGCCGCCGTACTACCACCCCGGCCCCGAGGCTCCGGAAATCCGGTACATGCTGGACCGGCGCCGCGCGCTGGGCGGCTTCGTGCCCTCGCGTCGCACCAAGTCGCGCCCGCTCACGCTGCCGGGTTCGGAGACCTACGCTTCGATCAAGAAGGGCTCGGGCAAGCAGGAAGTCGCCACCACCATGGCGCTGGTCCGCACCTTCAAAGAACTGTTGCGCGACAAGAACATCGGCAACCGCATCGTTCCGATCATCCCCGACGAGGCCCGCACCTTCGGGATGGACTCGTGGTTCCCGTCGTTGAAGATCTACAACCGCAACGGCCAGCTGTACACCTCGGTGGATGCCGAATTGATGTTGGCGTACAAGGAAAGCGCCCAGGGACAGATCCTGCACGAGGGCATCAACGAGGCCGGATCCACCGCCTCGTTCACTGCGGTGGGCACGGCGTACTCGACCCACGACGAGCCGATGATCCCGCTGTACATCTTCTATTCGATGTTCGGCTTCCAGCGCACCGGCGACGGCCTGTGGGCCGCCGCCGACCAGATGGCCCGCGGCTTCGTGCTGGGCGCCACCGCCGGACGCACCACCCTGACCGGCGAGGGTCTGCAGCACGCCGACGGCCACTCGCTGCTGTTGGCGAGCACCAATCCCGCTGTGGTGGCTTACGATCCGGCGTTCGCATACGAGATCGCGCACATCGTCGAGCATGGCCTGCAACGGATGTACGGCGAGAACAGCGAGAACGTGTACTTCTACATCACGCTGTACAACGAGCCGTACGTGCAGCCGGCCGAGCCGGAGAACGTCGATGTCGAGGGCATCCTGCGCGGCATCTACAAGTTCCGGGCGGCCCCCGAAGCGCGCAAGCATCAGGCCCACATCCTGGCCTCCGGGGTGTCGCTGCCCGACGCGCTGAAGGCCGCCGATCTGCTGGCCGAGCAGTGGGATGTGGCGGCCGACGTGTGGTCCGTCACCTCCTGGGGTGAACTCAACCGCGACGGACTCGCCGTCGACCATCAGGCGCTGCGCCACCCAGATCGCCCGAAGGGCGTTCCGTATGTCGCGAAGGCACTGGAGGGCGCGCAAGGCCCGAAGGTGGCGGTCTCGGACTGGATGCACGCGGTGCCCGAGCAGATCCGTCCCTGGGTGCCCGGCACGTACCGGACCCTCGGCGCCGACGGGTTCGGCATCTCCGACACCCGGCCCGCCGCCCGCCGGTACTTCAACACCGACGCCGAGTCCGTCGTCGTCGCCGTGTTGGAGGCATTGGCCGACGACGGCGCCCTGGACCGCGAGGCCTCCGTTCGGGCGGCCGCGCAGTACAAGATCGACGACGTGTCGGCCGCCGACGTCTCCTTCAAGGACACCGGGAGCGCCTAA
- a CDS encoding DUF3052 domain-containing protein → MVAAADASNYARKLGIQRDQLVQELGWDEDTDDEIRADIEDTCGSELLDEDSDDVVDVVLLWWRDDDGDLVDALMDAITPLAEDGVIWVLTPKTGKPGHVQPSEIAESAPTAGLVQTSSLNLGDWSATRLVQPKSSRGGRR, encoded by the coding sequence GTGGTCGCGGCGGCTGACGCCTCGAACTATGCCCGCAAGTTGGGCATCCAGCGTGATCAGCTTGTGCAGGAGCTGGGCTGGGATGAGGACACGGATGACGAAATCCGGGCTGATATCGAGGACACGTGCGGTTCGGAGCTTCTGGACGAGGACTCCGACGATGTCGTCGATGTTGTCCTGTTGTGGTGGCGAGATGACGACGGCGACCTGGTCGACGCGTTGATGGACGCCATCACTCCACTGGCTGAAGACGGCGTGATCTGGGTGTTGACGCCCAAGACCGGCAAGCCGGGCCATGTGCAGCCCTCGGAGATCGCCGAATCGGCACCGACGGCAGGCCTGGTGCAGACATCCTCGCTCAATCTGGGGGACTGGAGCGCGACGCGGTTGGTGCAGCCCAAATCATCCCGGGGCGGGCGGCGATGA
- a CDS encoding peroxiredoxin has product MLPVGTPAPDFTLRNQNNQQVSLSDFRGKKAVLLVFFPLAFTGVCQGELDHVRDHIGDFENDDVQIIALSVSAGPIHKIWSSYSGFTFPILSDFWPHGAVAEAYGVLNEKAGYPNRGTFVVDADGIIRFAEMLDPGQARDQGGWVEALAALHS; this is encoded by the coding sequence ATGCTGCCTGTCGGCACCCCCGCACCCGATTTCACCCTCCGCAACCAGAACAACCAACAGGTCAGCCTGAGCGATTTCCGTGGCAAGAAGGCCGTGCTGCTGGTGTTCTTCCCGCTGGCCTTCACCGGCGTCTGTCAGGGCGAGCTGGACCATGTGCGCGATCACATCGGCGACTTCGAGAACGATGACGTGCAGATCATCGCGCTGTCGGTGAGTGCAGGGCCGATCCACAAGATCTGGTCGAGCTATAGCGGCTTCACCTTCCCGATTCTGTCCGATTTCTGGCCGCATGGAGCCGTCGCCGAGGCGTACGGGGTGCTCAACGAGAAGGCCGGATATCCCAATCGCGGGACTTTCGTGGTGGATGCCGACGGAATCATCCGATTCGCCGAGATGCTGGACCCGGGGCAAGCCCGTGACCAGGGGGGTTGGGTAGAGGCGCTGGCCGCGCTACATTCGTGA
- a CDS encoding DUF6319 family protein: MTMTIDSPATELLPAETAISDEPAPEIPAEEKPKKATGQKTAGKRTKTLQLTLTVTGTADGEWHAELKQGSSYLARNLAVAAAAVSRAAKELHEDLSTPIDAVIEEARCQQAAKVAALEAELDAARKALADLD, translated from the coding sequence GTGACGATGACCATCGACAGTCCGGCAACAGAACTACTGCCCGCTGAGACCGCCATTTCCGACGAGCCGGCCCCCGAGATCCCTGCCGAGGAGAAGCCGAAGAAGGCAACCGGCCAGAAGACCGCGGGCAAGCGGACCAAGACTCTGCAGCTGACTCTCACCGTCACCGGAACCGCGGACGGCGAATGGCACGCCGAGCTCAAGCAGGGCAGCTCCTACCTGGCTCGCAATCTCGCCGTCGCGGCAGCCGCCGTCTCTCGCGCGGCCAAGGAATTACACGAGGACCTGTCCACCCCGATCGATGCTGTCATCGAGGAAGCACGCTGCCAGCAGGCCGCTAAGGTGGCTGCACTTGAGGCCGAACTCGACGCCGCGCGCAAAGCGCTCGCCGATCTGGACTGA
- a CDS encoding MspA family porin, producing the protein MKLPDLARRSCIAAIATSMTVATTIFLGASVAAADPQGMPDQYQQFVTDDGWTVGLTLTNEVIDHIDNIAGASNSWQARVSYRAEATITGSGSAVIQDAQLETGYFVGCRTDSSSGVELGGDLGLTLSQQVFGQGYGGGYGQGSQSGGGGGGFGGVSGGGSLGAQEHIGGYMRVLLKPGGLAQLPMDRINFRNMRAVSQVRNQNVEADGCGGQVKIQSFATFRIRTENGNDTQTIYGEPKDL; encoded by the coding sequence ATGAAGTTGCCAGATTTGGCACGTCGAAGCTGCATCGCTGCAATCGCAACATCCATGACGGTTGCGACGACGATCTTTCTGGGAGCCTCTGTGGCTGCCGCGGATCCGCAGGGGATGCCGGACCAGTACCAGCAGTTCGTGACGGACGATGGTTGGACGGTCGGTTTGACGCTGACCAATGAGGTCATCGATCACATCGACAACATCGCTGGTGCGAGCAACTCATGGCAGGCGCGAGTGTCCTACCGTGCAGAGGCGACCATCACGGGTTCGGGGTCGGCTGTGATCCAGGATGCGCAGTTGGAGACGGGGTACTTCGTGGGTTGCCGGACTGACTCTTCCTCGGGTGTGGAGTTGGGTGGCGACCTCGGCTTGACGCTCTCTCAGCAGGTGTTCGGCCAGGGCTACGGCGGTGGCTACGGACAAGGCAGTCAGAGTGGCGGTGGCGGCGGTGGCTTCGGTGGTGTGTCCGGAGGCGGCTCGTTGGGCGCCCAGGAGCACATCGGTGGATACATGCGCGTGCTGCTCAAGCCGGGTGGCTTGGCCCAGTTGCCGATGGACCGCATCAATTTCCGGAACATGCGTGCGGTTTCTCAGGTGCGCAATCAGAACGTGGAGGCCGATGGCTGTGGCGGTCAGGTGAAGATCCAGTCCTTCGCGACATTCCGGATCCGCACCGAGAACGGCAATGACACCCAGACCATCTACGGCGAACCCAAGGACCTGTGA
- a CDS encoding LppU/SCO3897 family protein, translating to MISKVCSSLYAARAVSVLPVLILGTACGGPPESPSSTVAATASSTKQELTDFADIAGQFPSPGSLTANGQAEAPVGGCVNLGGELVNASLTVVDCGSAQNTYRVVQRVNVPQECGDTDRSYYHNSKALGQYTACLDLAWDKSSCISLGQPVTKVSCNDTAAPNRIKPLKVILGTTTLDGCTDGGYAHPQRRFTICTETQK from the coding sequence ATGATTTCAAAAGTTTGTAGCTCTTTGTATGCTGCTAGAGCTGTTTCTGTTCTGCCCGTTCTGATTCTTGGGACGGCGTGCGGCGGGCCCCCTGAATCTCCGTCTTCTACGGTCGCTGCGACGGCTTCTTCTACCAAGCAGGAGCTGACCGATTTCGCGGATATCGCGGGTCAGTTTCCCTCGCCGGGATCGTTGACGGCCAACGGTCAGGCCGAAGCTCCGGTCGGAGGGTGCGTGAACTTGGGTGGTGAACTGGTCAATGCCTCGCTGACCGTGGTGGATTGTGGTTCGGCGCAAAACACATACCGCGTGGTCCAGCGGGTCAACGTTCCACAAGAGTGCGGGGATACAGATCGCTCCTACTACCACAATTCGAAGGCCTTGGGCCAGTACACCGCGTGCCTGGACCTTGCATGGGATAAGTCGTCGTGTATCAGCCTGGGCCAGCCCGTCACCAAGGTTTCGTGTAACGACACGGCGGCACCAAACCGGATCAAGCCGCTCAAGGTGATCCTGGGCACCACGACTCTGGATGGCTGCACGGACGGCGGTTACGCGCATCCCCAACGCCGGTTCACCATATGCACGGAGACACAAAAGTAG
- a CDS encoding LpqN/LpqT family lipoprotein: MLASGCTAVVDGDAVATPGEEGKRLTNPKCSEVTVPLLEVPLDNDSEPRVEVPQPPGWERVQRFESGIVRVYLAAPDLQANGFVPNTTVAIANLTGKASTEDAAFATERAGLESFGVTDLVEAPGSICGYPSTTMTYNMGLGNIPVHRLTTTVVAVKNDNKMFTVGVSVQALDDTVRGFDSARETILAGLQVSPPATS, from the coding sequence ATGTTGGCATCGGGATGCACAGCTGTCGTCGACGGCGACGCTGTTGCCACCCCCGGCGAGGAAGGCAAGCGGCTCACCAACCCGAAATGCAGCGAGGTGACGGTGCCGCTCCTGGAAGTGCCGTTGGACAACGATTCCGAGCCGCGAGTTGAGGTTCCGCAGCCCCCGGGTTGGGAACGTGTCCAGCGGTTCGAGAGTGGCATCGTGCGGGTCTATCTGGCGGCTCCGGACCTTCAGGCCAACGGGTTTGTCCCGAACACCACGGTGGCCATCGCCAACCTGACGGGCAAGGCATCCACCGAGGATGCCGCGTTCGCCACCGAACGGGCGGGCTTGGAGTCGTTCGGGGTCACCGATCTGGTCGAGGCTCCGGGCAGCATCTGCGGGTATCCCTCAACGACGATGACCTACAACATGGGGCTAGGGAACATCCCGGTGCATCGCCTGACCACCACCGTGGTGGCGGTCAAGAATGACAACAAGATGTTCACGGTAGGGGTGTCCGTGCAGGCGCTGGACGATACTGTTCGTGGTTTTGACAGTGCCCGCGAGACGATCCTGGCGGGCTTGCAGGTGAGCCCGCCTGCTACATCCTGA
- a CDS encoding DUF2235 domain-containing protein — translation MAKNIVICFDGTGNQIRAAGNTNVVRGYDMVVHDLTDRQISYYDPGVGTDPAIGTYAPVGQFVARTLAIAFGVGLRAKLAQAYTYLIERWQPGDHIFIFGFSRGAFCARGLAGLLNSVGMLRPGSQNLVPYAVSLYAQSCQSWSPERWDQLHSFSRTVARREDGKFAIPIAYLGLWDTVSAPGIFKRSMQWPYAPSVPNAEAGRHAVAIDERRRPYREYLIKFLGDQRLVDEAWFAGIHSDIGGDYADDDRLSDIALKWVIDGAAEHGLILNTEKYQRYCSVEPNYAMGEIHRVSWLWALLTFRRRRIPDGAWIHASVADRMAHDKSYRPPLPEHTTIIDAQWASPPTDIRM, via the coding sequence ATGGCCAAGAACATCGTCATCTGCTTCGACGGCACGGGTAATCAGATCCGCGCAGCGGGAAACACGAATGTGGTTCGCGGCTACGACATGGTGGTCCACGATCTGACGGACCGTCAGATCTCCTATTACGACCCCGGTGTCGGCACCGATCCTGCCATCGGAACGTATGCCCCAGTGGGTCAGTTCGTCGCCCGCACGCTGGCTATCGCGTTCGGGGTTGGCTTGCGCGCCAAGCTAGCTCAGGCCTATACCTATCTGATCGAACGGTGGCAGCCGGGAGATCACATCTTCATCTTCGGATTCAGCCGCGGCGCATTCTGCGCGAGAGGTCTTGCCGGGCTACTCAACTCGGTGGGCATGCTGCGCCCAGGCTCGCAGAACCTTGTCCCCTATGCCGTCAGCCTGTATGCGCAGTCGTGCCAAAGCTGGTCTCCCGAGCGGTGGGACCAGCTGCACTCCTTCTCACGCACCGTGGCTCGTCGCGAGGACGGAAAGTTCGCCATTCCCATCGCCTACCTTGGACTCTGGGACACCGTCAGCGCTCCCGGCATCTTCAAACGCAGCATGCAATGGCCCTATGCACCAAGCGTTCCCAATGCCGAGGCAGGCCGTCACGCGGTCGCCATCGATGAAAGGCGCCGCCCCTATCGCGAGTACCTCATCAAGTTTCTCGGCGATCAACGGCTTGTCGACGAGGCGTGGTTCGCCGGAATCCACTCCGACATCGGGGGCGACTACGCCGACGACGACAGGCTTTCCGATATAGCGCTCAAGTGGGTGATCGACGGCGCAGCCGAACACGGGCTGATACTCAATACCGAGAAATACCAACGGTATTGCTCGGTTGAACCGAACTACGCCATGGGCGAGATCCATCGGGTCAGCTGGCTCTGGGCGCTGTTGACGTTCCGCCGTCGCCGCATCCCCGACGGCGCCTGGATTCACGCGAGCGTCGCCGACCGCATGGCACATGACAAAAGCTACCGACCACCGCTACCGGAACACACCACGATCATTGACGCCCAATGGGCCTCTCCACCAACCGATATCAGGATGTAG
- a CDS encoding WXG100 family type VII secretion target: MSGDEDDWTRGNREREVVYAKQRLHGANIDGGTESANIPVEDFGGWAHARLKEASDAFDSESALTVSREWEQLATGFKSALDNFKSSLDTAINGSWTGQGAEAAKQAISDYKSHAEKVSDGMSLMATKPAEVETAMTQIKGLMPEVVQVHEPQVKTQAAYEQYYAQQALAQQKQDEARMIMRNVWSPVSQQAGSGIPSLPAAPQFGDGAAAAVNTASSHNLGTGKDIKPDQIKPVDEAAVRAAAAAALAADPSQASASGGAGAAGAAAAAAGAAGGGSGAGGSGPAAAAAAAAGAGAGANTRPSSGGSTTATGPNTGSVPGTYGIGRWGKPTTNKDEKKDEKDDISPLAAGPIIAGSYTAGAGMGLSATPTASPMSGMGIAQPPTMMTPGAAGQHHQEDEDQHFTPEFLVSLDNGNELIGPLPKVSPAVIGVWNEEHVAYQNPHASPYDPKPYDGED, from the coding sequence ATGAGCGGAGATGAAGACGACTGGACGAGGGGCAACCGCGAACGTGAAGTGGTCTATGCGAAGCAGCGACTGCACGGGGCAAACATCGATGGCGGTACGGAGTCAGCCAATATCCCTGTAGAAGACTTCGGAGGTTGGGCCCACGCACGGCTGAAGGAAGCTTCGGACGCGTTCGACTCAGAGTCCGCCCTGACAGTCTCACGCGAGTGGGAGCAGCTGGCTACTGGGTTCAAGTCAGCACTCGACAACTTCAAGAGCTCGCTGGATACAGCTATTAATGGCAGCTGGACCGGCCAAGGTGCTGAAGCTGCCAAGCAGGCAATCTCCGACTACAAGAGCCACGCCGAGAAGGTCAGCGACGGCATGTCACTCATGGCTACCAAGCCCGCCGAGGTTGAAACGGCGATGACGCAGATCAAAGGGCTGATGCCTGAGGTAGTTCAAGTACACGAACCTCAAGTAAAGACACAGGCCGCCTACGAGCAGTACTACGCCCAGCAAGCGCTGGCCCAGCAAAAACAGGATGAGGCCCGCATGATCATGCGGAATGTCTGGTCTCCTGTTTCGCAGCAGGCAGGTTCAGGCATCCCTAGTCTCCCAGCAGCGCCACAGTTCGGCGACGGGGCAGCGGCAGCAGTCAACACTGCTTCCTCCCATAACTTGGGCACAGGCAAGGACATCAAGCCCGACCAGATCAAACCCGTCGACGAAGCTGCAGTGCGTGCGGCTGCGGCCGCTGCTCTAGCAGCAGACCCATCGCAAGCATCGGCTTCCGGCGGAGCTGGCGCCGCGGGCGCGGCAGCGGCCGCCGCGGGTGCGGCAGGTGGTGGTTCCGGAGCGGGCGGTAGCGGCCCTGCCGCCGCGGCAGCAGCTGCCGCCGGAGCAGGCGCTGGTGCTAACACTCGGCCTTCGTCGGGTGGCAGCACCACGGCCACCGGCCCCAACACCGGCTCGGTTCCGGGCACCTATGGCATCGGCCGATGGGGTAAGCCGACCACCAACAAGGATGAGAAGAAGGACGAGAAGGACGACATCAGTCCCCTCGCCGCCGGACCGATCATCGCCGGCTCCTACACGGCAGGCGCCGGCATGGGGCTTTCAGCCACACCCACAGCTTCGCCGATGTCGGGCATGGGCATTGCCCAGCCGCCGACCATGATGACTCCCGGTGCCGCCGGCCAGCATCACCAGGAAGACGAGGACCAGCACTTCACCCCGGAGTTCCTGGTGAGCCTCGACAACGGCAACGAGCTCATCGGTCCGCTGCCCAAGGTGTCCCCCGCCGTCATCGGAGTGTGGAACGAGGAGCACGTCGCCTACCAGAATCCGCATGCCTCGCCGTACGACCCGAAGCCGTACGACGGCGAGGACTAA
- a CDS encoding DUF3558 domain-containing protein → MLIRRLALGYAVVVLTACGSPISGVPVTSPLPTNSKGHTRITYEPCNEIPARVIAQQQLDSRPPEPNSINGAGVENYLCKYRAQSGYYLSVSASNYTLETDRQDATHWGYRDFEINGRKALSFYVSAPPRKDGCAIDVAASTGVYGVLVTDGLNGFAPYPDCLAAAQANIEAFMPYFPY, encoded by the coding sequence ATGTTGATTCGCAGATTGGCGCTGGGCTACGCCGTGGTCGTCTTGACCGCGTGTGGGTCGCCCATATCGGGCGTACCCGTAACCTCACCCCTACCGACGAACAGCAAGGGCCACACTCGTATTACATACGAGCCATGCAACGAGATTCCAGCACGCGTAATAGCACAACAACAACTCGACTCACGGCCGCCAGAACCAAATTCAATCAACGGTGCTGGTGTTGAAAACTACCTATGTAAGTACCGAGCACAATCTGGGTACTACCTTTCTGTGTCAGCTTCGAACTACACCCTTGAGACCGACAGGCAAGACGCAACTCATTGGGGCTATCGCGATTTCGAGATCAATGGCCGAAAAGCACTCAGCTTCTACGTATCTGCCCCACCGCGCAAAGATGGGTGTGCGATCGATGTAGCAGCATCGACCGGCGTATACGGAGTCTTGGTCACTGATGGACTGAACGGTTTTGCACCCTACCCCGACTGTTTGGCCGCTGCACAAGCAAACATCGAGGCGTTCATGCCGTACTTCCCTTACTGA
- the nicT gene encoding Nickel transporter NicT → MDTGQRRSVIGMSVAVIALHVLGWGMLVLLVAPAHFTVQGSVFGVGLGVTAYTLGMRHAFDADHIAAIDNTTRKLVADGRRPMSVGFWFSLGHSSIVFIMVGLLALGVKALAANVSDENSSLQQWTGLFGTAVSGTFLLLIGLLNLVSLIGIYRIAKRMRGGEVDEAALERELSNRGGLNRLFGPLTATIRRTWQMYPVGLLFGLGFDTVTEVSLLVIAGGAAATGLPWYAILVLPILFSAGMSLFDSLDGSLMNFAYDWAFQEPARKIYYNLVITGLSVAVAMLIGAQEIISILTEKLDITTGPLAAVGGLDLAAMGYVIVALFIATWALAALGWRYTGVRRRWGG, encoded by the coding sequence CTGGATACAGGTCAGAGACGCAGCGTCATCGGAATGAGTGTCGCGGTGATCGCCCTGCATGTTCTCGGCTGGGGCATGCTGGTCCTTCTGGTGGCGCCCGCACATTTCACGGTGCAGGGCAGCGTCTTCGGGGTGGGGCTGGGTGTCACGGCGTACACGCTGGGCATGCGGCACGCCTTCGATGCCGATCACATCGCGGCCATCGACAACACCACCCGCAAGCTGGTGGCAGATGGGCGCCGCCCCATGTCGGTAGGTTTCTGGTTCTCGTTGGGACATTCGTCGATCGTGTTCATCATGGTCGGGCTGCTGGCGCTCGGCGTTAAGGCGTTGGCGGCCAACGTTTCCGATGAGAACTCGTCGCTGCAGCAGTGGACGGGCTTGTTCGGGACGGCCGTGTCGGGAACGTTCCTGTTGCTCATCGGATTGCTCAACCTGGTGTCGCTGATCGGCATCTACCGAATCGCCAAGCGGATGCGGGGCGGCGAGGTCGACGAGGCGGCCCTGGAACGCGAACTGTCCAATCGCGGCGGCCTGAACCGGCTATTCGGGCCGTTGACGGCGACGATTCGCAGGACGTGGCAGATGTACCCGGTGGGTCTGTTGTTCGGGTTGGGATTCGACACGGTGACCGAGGTGTCGCTGCTGGTGATCGCCGGTGGGGCCGCGGCGACCGGGCTGCCCTGGTACGCGATCTTGGTGCTGCCCATCCTGTTCAGCGCCGGGATGTCGCTGTTCGATTCGCTCGACGGATCGCTGATGAACTTCGCCTACGACTGGGCGTTCCAGGAGCCCGCGCGCAAGATCTACTACAACCTGGTGATCACCGGGCTCTCGGTGGCAGTGGCCATGCTGATCGGGGCGCAGGAGATCATTTCGATTCTCACCGAGAAGCTGGACATCACGACGGGGCCGCTGGCCGCGGTGGGCGGGCTGGACCTGGCCGCGATGGGTTACGTGATTGTGGCACTGTTCATCGCGACCTGGGCATTGGCAGCCCTGGGCTGGCGGTACACCGGAGTGCGCAGGCGCTGGGGCGGGTAG